CGTGATCGTCTCCCGATCGCTCAAGGTTGGCGCCCCGTTGTCCGTCACCACCACATCAAACGTGTAGGTCCCCGGCCCTTGCGCCTCCGTCGGCGTCCAACTGAACGCCCCGCTGGTCGGATTAATCGTCGCGTCGACAGGCACCGCGCCGCTCGTCCCGTTCTCCACACTGAACGTCAGCGTTTGCCCCGCATCCGGCTCATTCGCCGTCGCCGTGAAATCCAACGGGAGCCCCTCGGCCACGCTCTTGCTTCCAATGCTGGTGAGCACCGGCGCTTGATTCGACGGCGCCAGTCGCGTGAAGGTGCGGGTTTCCGTCCGCTGATTGCCCGCCGCGTCCGTTGCCCGCACGGTGAAACTATTGGCGCCGAGCGCGAGCGCCACATTTGAGAGAGTGAAATTGCCGGAGCCATCAGCCGTACCGGTGAGTCCTAGACCTATCAGCTCGATCAGTGCGTTCGATTCCGTCTGACCAATCACTGATATCGTAGACTGTGTGGTTTGCTGGTCGCCAACCGGCGGCGTATCGAATGCTGGAGCTAAATCCACTGTGAGCGTCGCAATGGTGGTGTCGAGCGTCAAGGAGACGGCAATCTGCGTACTGTTCCCCACAGTGTCTGTCGCGCGGAGGGTCAACGTGTGTGGGCCGTCGGTGAGTGGGCCTCCATTGATCTGCTCGAGGCGGGCCCGACTAAACGTAAACGACCCATCTGATTGGCGATCGGAGAGCACATTGACAGTGGGTATTGCGCCGAAGCCGGCAGTGAAAGTGACAATGCCCTGTGGATCATTCACGCTGCCGGTGATCGCCGGATTGTTGGTGTACCGGTCGTTGTTCGAACTGCCCGTATCCTGCAGCAGTACCGCTGACAGGGTCGGGCTTCCGGTGTTCGGATCGGTCGAGAAGTGCGGATCGCCGGCGGTAGGGCGAGAGCTGAAGAGTCCCGTGCTGTAGCGCGACGGAAACGACCCGGCAAGGAACCGCGAGTCTGCGCTTAGTGAACCAAAGCTGACGATCGTTCCGATGGAACTCGCCGTGCCACCGAGGATCACGTCGTTGCCGTTTCCAAACACTCCGTCCACCGGATCTACCCCGACCCGTACGGTCGTGCCGGACATCGACCCGGTGAGTACAAACAATCCGATTCGGCCTGCTCCGAAGGAATCGGCGTTGACACCGGTGCCGCCGAGCTTTCCGTCCTCCCCCAGGACCGCCCCGATGAAGACATTCGTGTTCACCAACGTTTGGGCCACGAAGGTTTGTACGGATGGAGCGGCTATCACCGCCCCCGTCGCCGAGCCGAGACTGAGCGTGGAGACGGGACCGTCGATCGCCAGGGTGCCGGTCAGATCCACAGTGAGAGCTTGCACTGATCGGATCGACCCATGCACATGAATATCGTTCACCGTCACACGATCGTTGCCGCCTCTGTCCGTCAAAATGATGAAGTCCGACGAGGCCGTTGTGCCGGTAAGTTTGAGATCCCAGGCCACGCCGTCCTGAATGACCTCTCCCCGTCCAGGGCCGCTCAGGCCGAAGGTCACCATCGTCCCATCAGCGTCACGTAAGGTCAGCGTCGTGTTACCCGCTCGGCCCGGCACATTCCCGAACTGCCAGGTTACGGAGAACGGCGTGGAGCGCGCAGAAATATTGTTGGCTTCACTGTTCTCCGCGATGGCATTGCCATTGTCGACTTTGGCCAACAACGTGTAGGAACTAGGCGTCAACCCGCTCGGCACTGTGAAATTCACCGTCACATTACGCGATTGTCCCGCGTTCAGACCGGCCGTGTTCGCCGATCCCAGCAGCACGTCGCCGGCGCCGAGCGTTGCATCGAGCGATGCATAGACACCCACCTGGGTCGTGGCGTTGGCCCGCTGATTGCCGATGTTCTGCACCTGCACCACCGCGCTGGCGGCATTGCCGGGAACGGCCGGATCAATCTGCGCGGAGCTTTGCACCACGCCGGTCAGATCGGCGGCAAGCAAGAGACGCGATTCAAGTGGTTCGAGCGTGAAGAGAGAGGCGGATCGTGGTGAACAAATCGTACGATGAGTGCGCTGCCACCGGCGCCACTGGCTGGGGCGAAACCGTTGAAGCCGCCACCGCCAGCCTGCCAAGAAGACTCGGAGTTTCGAGAAGTACAACGTGTCTCGCATCACCCACCTCCTCGCCGTGCCTATGTGGCGACACTTATTACGTATTATTTGGCGTGGATGCTACAACTCCAGTGGCAGAAAAACAAGTCCGTTTCAGCTAAAAACCCTTCACAGGCAAAGATTTTCGGCAAATTCAGCCATCACACAATGGTTGCATTCGTAGAGAGCCGGTAGAACGGCCTGCCTGCACTGACGAAAGATACTTGAACACAGGCCAGTACAAATCTTGTTCAAAAAATTGCGGCTGAGGCAGCTCCTGAGTGACCGCTCCACTTTGAACCCTGGCCGGTGACAGCTCCGCCTGATTCCCGCTTGGGCCTGCTGTGACGCACAGGACCAGTTGCTGCTGCGCGCATGATCGATCTTTACTCGTGCTGTCTTTTCCTGGATCGTCGCCTTTCTGGCGTCAAGATGCGTCCGCCTCTCTTTCACTCTGACTCGGCATGACGGTGCTCCATCGTTTTCCTCAATTACGCAGTGACGGTGATCATAAACTGCGTGTCGATGAACCGGCTTGGTACGCCATTGTCGTAGACACGGATTACAAAGCTGTGACTGCCGATATCATCGGTGGTCGGTGTCCAGGAGAAGACGTTGCCGGTAAAGTCCACTCCTGCTGGAACCGATCCGATCAGTCTGAAATTCACGGACTGAGCCGGGACATCGAGATCTTGTGCAGACAAATCAAACAGCACATTTTGGCCCGCCTGTACCTCATACACCCCAACCGGCATGTTCAGGAACTCCGGCGCAAACGCATTCACCGGCAACACAACGCGCCAGCCTTCTTGATCCCCCTGCGGATTTATCCCTTCCCCGACAATCGTTCGCCCGTCGGCAGAGATGCCGATCGCATTTATGCTCAGCCAGCTTTCGAATCCAGCAATCCCTGAGTCGACGATCACCTGAAACAAAGAACGGATGCCATTATTGGCATCCCAGATGGCGTTGCCACTGATGATCACCGTGCCATCGGCGGACATCGCGCGCAGATCGCCGGTACTGTCCCCGAGCCCTTGCATCCCTCCGCTCGCCGTCCACAAAAAAGCCTCTTGCCCTCGATCCGATTCGCTGACGCCTAAAATCACGCTTCCATCGGCCGACACGGCCACCGCTCGGCTCATGAAGTTGCCGCCCGGCAAATCACCCAGTCCCTCTACAGTGAAACCGCCCGAGCCGTCGGCAATCCAACGCACGGCTTGTGCCTGTTCGCCGGATGGACCGAAGTAACTCGCGCCCACGATCACGTTGCCATCAGCGGAGACGCCAAAAGCTTCGGCATCGGCATACCCGGCGAGGGTATCCAATCGAACCGCCCCGGTCGCCGCTGTCCATCGGAACGCACCCGGAATAGACGCATTGATCAGGCCTTTGCCGACGATGACCGTTCCGTCGGGAGTGACGGCATTGGCTGAATGCGGGGCCGCATTACCGAGAATCATTTGCAATCCATCCGCAACACTCCATCGGAACGATCCGCCATCGGTATCCCCGGCAATCACCGAACCATCAAATGAAGCCGCGCGGCCAACCGCCGACGCCCCGACGACTGCCGAGAAGTTCTGAATGCCGCCACTCACGGTCCATCTAAAGGGCTCGAGACCTGAGCCCCCGTCGCTCACCCCGACAATCACCGCCCCATTGCCTGACACTCCGAATGGACGGCTCGAGAATGTTCCGCCCGGCAAATCGCCGAGCCCCTGGAACGACGCCGCGTTGGAGAGGACCGTCACATTGAGTGTCCGTTCACTGAAGAGCACTGGGGTGCCGTCATCCGTCACACGTACCGTGATCGCGTAGGTGCCCGCGTCTCCCGCCGACGTGGCCCATGTGAACAGGCCTGTTTGCGGATCGATGCCGGCGCCTGTCGGCACTGTGCCTTCAAGACTGTAGGTGAGTTGGTTCGCCGGCACATCGATGTCCGTCGCAGTCGCCGTAAACGTCACAGTTTGTCCACCCGTCACGGTCTGATCGGAAATGGAGGAAAGCACCGGTGCCTGGTTCACCTCGCCGACGCTAATCGAGATTGTCTCTTCGTCGAACAATGCAGGCGTGCCGTTATCTGCCACACGCACCGTCACCTGATAAGCCCCAGGCCCTTGTGCCTCCGTCGGTGTCCAGGTAAAGAGGCCGGTCGCGGGATTGATGCTGGCGCCAGCAGGTACGGTTCCTTGCAAGCTAAAAGTTAACGGTTGCCCCAAGTTTGGGTCTGCCGCAACAGCCGTAAAGGAAAGGGTCTGGCCTTCGGTTGCCGAACGGTCTCCAATCGGCTCCAAGACGGGCGCTCCCAACACCTCAATATTCACCACCTTTTCGTCGAAGAGTGTCGGCGTCCCGGTATCGGTCACCCTGACCCTCACGGTGTAGGTTCCCCCACCAGGAATATTGACAGCCGCCCAGTTAAACACACCCGACAAGGGATTGATGGCCGCACCTACAGGGACCGTCCCCTCCAGGCTGAACGTCAATTGATTTGCCGGGACGTCCTGATCGTTAGCCGTCGCTGTGAACGATGCCGGCTGTCCTCCCGCGACCGTAACAACCGCCGGTACGGTCAAGACCGGCCCACGATTCACCTCGTTGACCGTCACCGTGATCGTTTCACTGTCGCTGAGTGGTGTTGCACTGTTGTCGCGAACTACAACATCAAAGGTGTACGCCCCTGGGCCTTGAGCCTCGTTCGGAACCCAGGTGAAGATGCCGGACACTGGATCGATCGCGGCACCGGGAGGTGTAGCTCCTGACAAGAAGTAGGCAAGGGTTTGGTTGGGGTTGGGGTCTGTCGCAGTGGCCGTGAAAGTGATTGTCGATCCTTCATCGCCTGTTCGATTCCCAATCGGAGTCAATATCGGAGCCTCATTCGTCGGCACAGAAACGCCTTCTGGTAATACCAGCCGCCAGGCTTCGGGCTGTCCAGTCGGATTAGTTCCCCAACCAACGATCACTCGTCCATCCGCAGAGATGCCGGTTGCTTTTTTCAACACCCACCCAGGAGCCAATCCCAGATCTCCGGCAACCAGTCCATTAAGACTGCGCATTCCGTTTGTCTCATCCCAAAGAAAGGCCTCGGTCGATAGCACGAAGGCCGATCCTTCAACGTTTCCAAGACCGTCACTGTAGCCAACTATCCGTTTTCCATCCGCTGAGACAGCAAGCGGGTAACTCGCACTTGCCCCTTGGGGCAAACCAAGCCCGACCATCCCCTCAGCACTTGTCCATCGAAAAGGTTCTTGCCGCCCTGACGCGGTGGAACCCCAGCCCACAACGATCGTGCCATCCGCCGACACCTCGTTGGCTTGGCTGGCTAGGGCACCGCCGGGCAAGTCCCCTAAACTCACCATGCCTCCGCCGCTGGTCCAACGAAATGCCACTCCCCCGCCAGGCACTGAACTTTCTCCCACGATGACTGATCCGTCAGCTGAAACCGCATGCGCCTCGCTGATAAAAGACCCGCCGGGCAAAAGTCCCAGGTTCACCATGCCTTCCCCGCTGGTCCATCGAAACGCCCTAAGGTCACTTTGGCCTACGATAACAGTCCCATCCGCCGACACATCAAAGGCGTCACTGTTAACTCCCCCGGGCAACGTACCGAGGTCCACCATTCCGTCAATCGCCGTCCACCGGAAAGCATGATTAACCGTGCCTAATGGAGAAGCAGGAGAACCAGTGCCTACGACGACCGACCCATCCGCCGACAATCCTTCGGCGTGGCTGGAAAATCTTCCGGCAGGCAGATCTCCTAAAAGCTCAACCCCTGAGCTGCTTGTCCAACGGAATGCTTGCCCCAAGCCTTCCTCGTTCGTCAAACTCATCCCTCCGACAACGATGCTCCCATCCGGTGAAACCTCGGCGGCAATACTGCCTCCCTGCACCGACACCCCCAGCCCCTGAAATGACGGTGCCGACACAGCACCCACGGTAATCGTGAACGTTTCTTCATCAAACAAAGTCGGGCTGCCGCTGTCCGTCACGCGTACCGTCACCGTATGGGCGCCACCCTGGCCCGCCGTCGGCGTCCAGGCAAATACTCCTCCCGGAGTGATGGTCGCGCCTGCGGGAGGCGTGCCTTGTAGACTGAATGTCAATTGCTGCGCCGGAAGATCAGTATCCGTGGCGCTTGCCGTAAATGTGATCTGGCTTCCTTCAGTCACCGTACGATTGCCGATCGGCGCCAACACCGGCGCCTGGTTCGCCTGCGCGTTCACCGTGATCGAGACGACTTGCTGCGCGAACAAAGACGGTGAATCGCTATCCGTGACGCGCACCGTAACGCTCTGCAGGCCGAGCTGCGCATTGGTCGGCGTCCATGAGAAGACTCCCGTCGTCGAATCGATGGTTGCGCCCGCTGGGACCACCCCTTCTAAGCTGTAGGTCAAGCCGTTGGCCGGAATGTCCGGATCGGTGCCCACTGCCGTGAAGGTCAGGAGTTGTCCTGCCGTGACAGTCTGATTCGGAATCTGGGCCAGGGTCGGCGCTTGATTGACTTCGCCCACGGTGACGGTGATTGTCTCCCAATCACTCAATGCCGGTGTGTCGCTATCCGTCACTACCACGTCAAACGTATAATTGCCGGGCCCTTGCGCTTCGGTCGGCGTCCAGGTGAACTGGCCCGTGCCAGCAGCGATGGTGGCGCCGGTCGGCACTTGCCCGCTCGCACCATTGGCCAGCGAGAAGGTGAACGTCGTGGGGCTATCCGGGTCCGTCGCATTCGCGAAGAAGGTCAATGGCTGGCCTTCGTCGATGGTTTGGTTGCCGATTGGATTCAGTACCGGGGCCTGATTCGGGGTTGGCTCGACCGTCACTTGGACGATGTGTTCCGCGAACAGATTCGGCGTCCCGTTGTCGGTCACGCGCACGGTGAAGCCGTGCGGTCCTCCGATCTGCGAGACTGTCGGCGTCCACGAGAACACTCCCGTGGTGGGATCGATCGTCGCGCCGGCAGAGAACAGGCCTTCCAAACTGTAGGTCAGCGTATTACTAGGCAGATCCGTGTCAGTCCCGACCGCCGTGAACAACAGCTTCTGACCAACGGTGGCGGTTTGATTCGGAATCTGGGCCAGGGTCGGCGCTTGATTGACTTCGCCCACGGTGACGGTGATCGTCTCCCGATCACTCAATGCCGGTGTGCCGCTATCCGTCACTACCACGTCAAATGTATAACTGCCGGGCCCTTGCGCTTCCGTCGGCGTCCAGGTAAACGTTCCCAAGGCGTTGATGGAGGCCCCTGATGGAACCTGTCCGCCGGCACCGTCCTCGAGCGAGTAGGTGAGGGCCGTGGGGCTGCCGGGATCCGTGGCAGTGGCATTGAACTGCAAGAGTTGTCCTTCGTTGGCCGTCTGATTGCCGATGGGCGCCAAGACGGGCGCCTGATTGACATCATTGTCGAGAATGGTCCCGATGCCCTGAGCATCGGCGATCACCACTCCGGCGCTTACATTGCTCAGATTCACGAAAAACTGTTCCGTCGATTCCTGGAGCACATCACTGACAATCGGCACCGAGAATGTTTGCTGCGTCGTTCCTGGTGCAAATGTGAGCGTCTGAGAAAGCGTGGTGTAGTCAGACCCGGGCGTCGCAGAATCGGCGGCTGTGGTCGCCACCACCGTGACCGTCCCTGGCGAGGCTTGCGAGAGCGTGACCGTGAACGTGGCAGCGCTGGTTCCGCTATCCCCTTCCGTCACTGTCACATCGTCAATGCTCACACTTCGGACGTCGTCATCGATAATCGTGCCGAAGCCACTCCCATCCAGAATCGTCGCATTGGTCGGCGCGCTCAACGAGACCTGAAACTGCTCCGTACCTTCCACCCGATCATCCTGGCGCACCTGTACCGTCACGGTCTTGGTGGTCTCCTCCGGCGCAAACGTCAGCGTCGTGGGCGGCACGGGCGTATAGTCCCCCGAGGCCGCCGTCGCCCCGTTATCCGACGTCGCCACCTGCACGGTCACATCCGACGTAATTGTAGGCGCCGATAGCGTCACGGTGAAGGTGTAGGGCGTGAAGCCAGCTGGGCTCGTTCCCTCCGTCTGTGTCACGTCGTCAACGCTCAACGTACGGACATCGTCGTTGGTGATCGTGCCGAAGCCGGCCCCATCCAGAATGGTCGCATTCGTCGGTGCGCTCAGCGAGACCTGGAACTGTTCCGTGCCTTCCACCCGATCGTCCTGGCGCACCTGTACCGTCACGGTCTTGGTGGTCTCTCCCGGCGCAAACGTCAATGACGTGGGTGGGATGGGCGTGTAGTCCCCCGAGGCCACCGTCGCCCCGTTGTCCGACGTCGCCACCTGCACCGTCACATCCGACGTAATCGTCGGCGCTGATAGCGTCACGGTGAAGGTATAGGCCGTGAAGCCGGCTGGGCTGGTCCCTTCCGTCTGCGTCACGTCGTCGACGCTCAACGTACGGACATCGTCGTTGGTGATCGTGCCGAAGCCGGCCCCATCCAGAATGGTCGCATTCGTCGGTGCGCTCAGCGAGACCTGGAACTGTTCCGCACCTTCCACCCGATCATCTTGGCGCACCTGCACCGTCACCGTTTTGGTGGTCTCCCCCGGCGCAAACGTCAACGTCGTGGGCGGCACGGGCGTATAGTCGCCTGACACCGCCGTTGCCCCGTTGTCCGAGGTCGCCACCTGCACCGTCACGGTATCGTTGACTGGCTCGGACAGCGTCACGGTAAAATTGAACGCCGTGTTTCCGGCGAGAGACGTGCCTTCTGCCAAGGTGACGTCGTTGATCGCCAACGTTGGGATACTCTCGACGACATTGGTGACTGTGACATTCACTGCTTGCGTCGCAATACCTCCGGCGCCGTCGCTTACCTGCACCGTCACTTCATAGACATTGTCGTGATTCTCATCCGAGGGCGTCTCGAAGTTCGGCGCCGTCACGAAGCTCAACGCTCCCCCGCTCGTGAAGACGAACGCCGCAGCATCCGCGCCGCCGGTGACGCTGAAGGTGAGTGGTTGAGCTGGAATATCGGCATCGGATGCAGTGACCGTCATGATCGACGTCTGGTTTTCCGGTACAGCGACCGCCGAAGCGCTGGTAATAGCCGGAGACTGATTGGCGTCCCCGATGGTCAAACGCACCGTCTGTTCGATGAACGCGTTCGGAGTTCCGTTGTCTGTTACACGAACCGTGATGTCGTACGCTCCAGGCCCTTGCGCTTCGGTCGGCGTCCAGCTGAATACGCCGCTGACCGGATCGATACTCGCTCCCGTCGGCACGGTCCCTTGCAGACTGAAGGTGAATTGATTGGCCGGCAGATCTCCATCCGTCGCCACGGCGGTAAACGTCAGCAAGGTTTGTTCGTCCCCACTCACTGCCACCGGAACGGACAACCCGGGCGCCAGATTGACTTCATTCACAGTCACCGTGATCGTCTCACGATCACTCAGCGCAGGCGAACCGTTGTCGGTGGCAACCACGTCGAACGTATAAGTGCCAGGGCCTTGCGCTTCAGTCGGCGCCCAGCTGAATACGCCACTGGACGAGTCTATGCTTGCCCCCACCGGCACGGCTCCCCCGAGACCATTCTCAAGGGAGTACGTAACAATCTGAGCAGGCACGTCCGCATCCGTCACGCTGGCCTGAAACGTCAGGAGCGAGCCTTCGCTGCCGGTCTTATTACCGATCAGATTGAGTATCGGTGGCTGATTCACTTCCGTGACCGTG
This window of the Nitrospira sp. genome carries:
- a CDS encoding putative Ig domain-containing protein; amino-acid sequence: MRDALFFSKLRVMLCGWRWKSYRRASWLKARWRQMRRRVQRLVRDRFVPSPSNSSASSFLLEPLESRVLLAADLTGVVQSAVQLDPAVPTNTASAVVQVQNVGNQNVSQSQIGVYASLDTTLDASDVLLGTANTGQLNAGQSKNVTTNLTIPNSLDALTYRLLAKLDHANTISENSEANNLAVGGTINVKWQFGTVPGRSGSTTLTLKDADGTTVTFGLSGPGLGEVIKDGTSWDLKVTGTTASSAVTITTNNGGNGRVTLNDIHVFGPLSTFLAATTDLTGTMAIDGPVNIPGAAPGTLTLGSIQGGTVAVPSVEALTVLGAVSNAKFYIGTTFGQDGQPGGTGADADTYGAGTIGLFTVTGAMTNTAVRVGINPVDGLYGNGDDQLVGGTNSAIGGIVIGGSLSADTRFYAGRFPTQYLNGLTLKPTAGDVHFLSNFGGPTLNAALQQDTGSSNSDRLTNNPAITGSVNDPQGIATFTAGFGATPTFNILADRQANGSFALSPARLEQINGGPLADGSYTLTLRATDTGGNVTQTTVPFTLDTVVPSLTLELDSASDSAPIGDQQTTNASVALVGQTEANAAVELLGLGLTTTANASGQFTFTNVALTVGANAFTVRATDSAGNQRSQTQTITRVGVGNSAPVLAPIGNRSVNEGTELRFTVSASDTDVPSQPLAYSAAGLPVGATFDSATREFAWTPTEGQGPGVHQVTFSVTDGVATTSETITITVSEVNASPLLAPVGDRNVVEGAELRFTVDAADADIPIQALVYTASGLPQGANFNTATREFTWTPNESQGPGIYHVTFSVTDGFVSSSETIAITVTDVNSAPVLDPIGNKSVLEGNELRFTINGSDGDVPAQALVYSAAGLPQGAAFDPATREFVWTPNHTQGSTSYNVTFSLSDGLVTTSEAITITVTEVNQPPILNLIGNKTGSEGSLLTFQASVTDADVPAQIVTYSLENGLGGAVPVGASIDSSSGVFSWAPTEAQGPGTYTFDVVATDNGSPALSDRETITVTVNEVNLAPGLSVPVAVSGDEQTLLTFTAVATDGDLPANQFTFSLQGTVPTGASIDPVSGVFSWTPTEAQGPGAYDITVRVTDNGTPNAFIEQTVRLTIGDANQSPAITSASAVAVPENQTSIMTVTASDADIPAQPLTFSVTGGADAAAFVFTSGGALSFVTAPNFETPSDENHDNVYEVTVQVSDGAGGIATQAVNVTVTNVVESIPTLAINDVTLAEGTSLAGNTAFNFTVTLSEPVNDTVTVQVATSDNGATAVSGDYTPVPPTTLTFAPGETTKTVTVQVRQDDRVEGAEQFQVSLSAPTNATILDGAGFGTITNDDVRTLSVDDVTQTEGTSPAGFTAYTFTVTLSAPTITSDVTVQVATSDNGATVASGDYTPIPPTSLTFAPGETTKTVTVQVRQDDRVEGTEQFQVSLSAPTNATILDGAGFGTITNDDVRTLSVDDVTQTEGTSPAGFTPYTFTVTLSAPTITSDVTVQVATSDNGATAASGDYTPVPPTTLTFAPEETTKTVTVQVRQDDRVEGTEQFQVSLSAPTNATILDGSGFGTIIDDDVRSVSIDDVTVTEGDSGTSAATFTVTLSQASPGTVTVVATTAADSATPGSDYTTLSQTLTFAPGTTQQTFSVPIVSDVLQESTEQFFVNLSNVSAGVVIADAQGIGTILDNDVNQAPVLAPIGNQTANEGQLLQFNATATDPGSPTALTYSLEDGAGGQVPSGASINALGTFTWTPTEAQGPGSYTFDVVVTDSGTPALSDRETITVTVGEVNQAPTLAQIPNQTATVGQKLLFTAVGTDTDLPSNTLTYSLEGLFSAGATIDPTTGVFSWTPTVSQIGGPHGFTVRVTDNGTPNLFAEHIVQVTVEPTPNQAPVLNPIGNQTIDEGQPLTFFANATDPDSPTTFTFSLANGASGQVPTGATIAAGTGQFTWTPTEAQGPGNYTFDVVVTDSDTPALSDWETITVTVGEVNQAPTLAQIPNQTVTAGQLLTFTAVGTDPDIPANGLTYSLEGVVPAGATIDSTTGVFSWTPTNAQLGLQSVTVRVTDSDSPSLFAQQVVSITVNAQANQAPVLAPIGNRTVTEGSQITFTASATDTDLPAQQLTFSLQGTPPAGATITPGGVFAWTPTAGQGGAHTVTVRVTDSGSPTLFDEETFTITVGAVSAPSFQGLGVSVQGGSIAAEVSPDGSIVVGGMSLTNEEGLGQAFRWTSSSGVELLGDLPAGRFSSHAEGLSADGSVVVGTGSPASPLGTVNHAFRWTAIDGMVDLGTLPGGVNSDAFDVSADGTVIVGQSDLRAFRWTSGEGMVNLGLLPGGSFISEAHAVSADGSVIVGESSVPGGGVAFRWTSGGGMVSLGDLPGGALASQANEVSADGTIVVGWGSTASGRQEPFRWTSAEGMVGLGLPQGASASYPLAVSADGKRIVGYSDGLGNVEGSAFVLSTEAFLWDETNGMRSLNGLVAGDLGLAPGWVLKKATGISADGRVIVGWGTNPTGQPEAWRLVLPEGVSVPTNEAPILTPIGNRTGDEGSTITFTATATDPNPNQTLAYFLSGATPPGAAIDPVSGIFTWVPNEAQGPGAYTFDVVVRDNSATPLSDSETITVTVNEVNRGPVLTVPAVVTVAGGQPASFTATANDQDVPANQLTFSLEGTVPVGAAINPLSGVFNWAAVNIPGGGTYTVRVRVTDTGTPTLFDEKVVNIEVLGAPVLEPIGDRSATEGQTLSFTAVAADPNLGQPLTFSLQGTVPAGASINPATGLFTWTPTEAQGPGAYQVTVRVADNGTPALFDEETISISVGEVNQAPVLSSISDQTVTGGQTVTFTATATDIDVPANQLTYSLEGTVPTGAGIDPQTGLFTWATSAGDAGTYAITVRVTDDGTPVLFSERTLNVTVLSNAASFQGLGDLPGGTFSSRPFGVSGNGAVIVGVSDGGSGLEPFRWTVSGGIQNFSAVVGASAVGRAASFDGSVIAGDTDGGSFRWSVADGLQMILGNAAPHSANAVTPDGTVIVGKGLINASIPGAFRWTAATGAVRLDTLAGYADAEAFGVSADGNVIVGASYFGPSGEQAQAVRWIADGSGGFTVEGLGDLPGGNFMSRAVAVSADGSVILGVSESDRGQEAFLWTASGGMQGLGDSTGDLRAMSADGTVIISGNAIWDANNGIRSLFQVIVDSGIAGFESWLSINAIGISADGRTIVGEGINPQGDQEGWRVVLPVNAFAPEFLNMPVGVYEVQAGQNVLFDLSAQDLDVPAQSVNFRLIGSVPAGVDFTGNVFSWTPTTDDIGSHSFVIRVYDNGVPSRFIDTQFMITVTA